The genome window GGTGGCGGCCGGCAGCGACGACGCGCGCGTGGGCCGTCCGCGGCAGGACGGCGAGCCCGTCGACGAGCCCCTCGTCGAGCTGCCGCTGCCCGGCGCCGCCGAGGTCGCCGGCCGGCTCGACGGCCTCTCCGAGCTGATCATCAAGGGCAGTTCGGCCCCCGCCCTGGTGACCGCCGCCGTCGTCCACGGCGAACTGCTCGCTCTGCGGCCCTTCGGCTTCCACAACGGCCTCGTCGCGCGCGCGGCCGAACGGATCGTCCTGATCGGCAGCGGACTCGACCCCAAGTCGGTCTGCCCGGCGGAGGTCGGCCACGCGGAACTCGGCCGCGCCGCCTATCTGGCCGCCCTCGACGGCTATGTCTCCGGCACCCCGGAGGGCATGGCCGCCTGGATCACCCACTGCGGCAGGGCGATCGAACTGGGCGCGCGGGAGTCGACCGCCGTGTGCGAGGCGCTGCAGCGCGGGGCGGCGTAAAGGCCTGGGAAGTCACTGAAGTCGCCGAGGCGGGCGGCGGGGAACCCCGGAAAAGGGTTGCGGCGGTACGAGAATTCGTACCGCCGCTGGCATGTCCACCCGGTTACCAAGCGTCCTCGAAATATGCCCATCAGGCCGGGAACTATGGCCCGTGACCTGGTGCGGCTGGCCCGTAATCGACGGGTCGACGTCGCGTGGGTGCCCAGTGTTCATGCTAGGTCCGTGGGGCCAAAATGAGTATTAAAGGTGATCCTCTCGGATGTCCTTTGGTCTCGCGGGCCTTGAATCCTTTCTACTCCAGGACCGGGGTAAGCGGAACCCCTGGCTGTGCTTCTTTACTTTTGGGTTCAAAGAGGGTGATTCGGCAGCCGAAGGGTCGGTCGCGGCTCAGGCGGTCGCCACCCGGCGCCGGCTCGCGTACCAGACGAGCCCCGCGGTGGCCGCCGCGGCGCCTATGGCGGCGGCCGCGAGCAGGGCGGGCCGCGGCGGTACGGCCAGGCGCTGCTTGAGGCGCACCGGGCGGTGGAAGTCGAGAATGGGCCACCCGCGCGCGAGGGCCTCCTTGCGCAGTGTCCGGTCCGGGTTCACCGCGTGCGGGTGCCCCACGGCCTCCAGCATCGGCAGGTCGGTCGCCGAGTCGCTGTACGCGTAGCAGTGCGCGAGGTCGTACTCCTCGGACTCGGCCAGTTCCCGGATCGCCTCCGCCTTGGTCGGACCGTAGGCGTAGTACTCCACCTCGCCGGTGAAGCAGCCGTCGTCGCCGACGACCATCCGGGTCGCCACCACCCGGTCCGCGCCGAGGAGTTCACCGATCGGCTCGACCACCTCGGCGCCGGACGTGGAGACGATGACGACGTCCCGGCCGGCGATGTGGTGCTCCTCGATGAGGGAGGCGGCCTCGTCGTAGATGATCGGGTCGATCAGATCGTGCAGGGTCTCGGCGACGATGTCCTTCACCTGCTGGACGTTCCAGCCCCGGCACAGCGCGGACAGATACTTCCGCATCCGCTCCATCTGATCGTGGTCGGCGCCGCCCGCGAGGAACACGAACTGGGTGTACGCCGTCCGCAGCGCGGCCCTGCGGTTGATCAGGCCGCCTTGGTAGAACGACTTGCTGAACGTGAGCGTGCTCGACTTCGCAATGACCGTCTTGTCCAGGTCAAAGAAGGCGGCTGTGCGGGGCAAGGAGTGGTTTTCCACGAGGCCGAGCATATGCGCCCGCCATTCGGGCTAGTGTGGGGCGCGTGGGTTTGCCTGAGAGGCCTCTCGGGTACACCATGGAAGTCACGGATCGTTCGCGACCGTGCTAACGCGGCCCGGCTCCTCCCCCCCGAGTCGGCCGTGGAGACGACCCCCACTCTCCCCCCCGGTGGGGGTCGTCGCATGTCCGGGTGCGTTTTCCCCTCTTCCTCCAGCCCGCGAGGCGCCTTCCAGCCCTCGTGGGCTTTCTTCTGCTCCCGCACAGGATTCGTCACCGTGCGTATCCGTCGGGATGCGCTGGGGAAGCTGTGCGGGAGTCGCCTGTTCGGGTGATGGCGATATTCACAAGCGCCGCGTTGTCCACAGTTTTCGACCAAGATCCACACGATTTCCGGGTTCGTCGCACCGTGATTCCAGCGCGTCCCGACGGCGGCGAGTTCATGGCCGGTTCCGTTTCCCGGATGCGCGGGGCCGGATTCGGCCGGCCGCCCGTATGGCGGCCGATCGCCGGTCCTCACACAGGACTTGGACACGGGCGCCCGGAACACCGGGCGCCGCGTGGCCGCGAGCGAAGGGGGCTGGGAATCGTGGCGGGAGCCATCACCCATGACCGTCCGTCCGCCGCCGAGGGGCGGCAGGGCAGGCCGTTGATCGTCACCGAGGACGTGGAGCTGCTGGACGACCTGCTGCGCCTGTGCGCTGCGGCGGGCGCCCGGCCGGAGGTCCACCACGGAGTGCCGCAGGGCCGGGGCCGGTGGGAGGCGGCGCCGCTCGTGCTCGTCGGGGACGACGCGGCACGGCGGCTGCGCGGGGCCGCGCGCAGACGAGGAGTGGTCCTCGTCGGCAAAAACCAGGACGACTCCGGGGTCTGGCAGCGGGCCGTCGAGATCGGCGCCGACCACGTCCTGATGCTGCCGGACGGCGAACAGTGGCTCGTCGACCGCATCGCCGACGTGGCGGAGGGCGTCGGCAGGCCCGCGCTCACCGTCGGCGTGATCGGTGGCCGGGGCGGCGCCGGCGCCTCCACACTGGCCTGCGCGCTCGCCGTCACCTCCGCGCGGCAGGGCACCCGCACCCTCCTCGTGGACGCCGATCCGCTGGGCGGCGGCCTGGACGTCCTCCTCGGCGGTGAGAGCGCCGACGGTCTGCGCTGGCCGGCCTTCGCCGCCTCGCGGGGCCGGGTCGGCGGCGGCGCCCTGGAGGAGTCGCTGCCCGAGCTGCACTCCCTGCGCGTCCTCAGCTGGGACCGCGGCGACGCCGTCGCCGTCCCGCCCCAGGCCGTACGGGCGGTCCTCGCCGCGGGCCGGCGGCGAGGCGGGGCAGTTGTCGTCGACCTGCCACGCCGCATCGACGAAGGCGTCGCCGAGGCCCTCGCCCAGCTCGACCTCGGACTCCTGGTCGTCCCCGCCGAGCTGCGCGCGGTCGCCGCCGCCTCTCGTGTCGCCTCCGCCTTCGGCATGGTCCTGCGCGACCTCCGCGTCGCGGTCCGCGGGCCGTACGCCCCCGGCCTGGACGACCAGGAGGTGGCCCGACTGCTGGGGCTGCCCCTGGCGGGCGAAGTGCCCACCGAGGCCGCGCCACCGGACGGCGGGAAACCACCGGGAGGCGTCCCACGCGGACCGCTCGCACGGTTCTGCGAGGGCTTCTGGGAGCGGGTGGCGGTCAGGGGTGAGGCGACGTGAACCGGATGCCCGACGACGGCCTGCTGGACGGTGTTCGGCAGTGGCTCGTCGAGAGCGGGGCCGAACCGACGCCCGCGCGGGTGGCGCAGGCGCTGCGGGAGCGGGGCAGGGTGCTCGGGGACGCCGAGGTGCTCGGGGCGGCCGAGCGCCTGCGGTCCGAGCTGGTGGGGAGCGGGCCCCTGGAGCCGCTGCTCGCCGACCCGTCCGTCACCGACGTGCTGGTGTCGGCGCCGGACCGGGTGTGGGTGGACCGGGGCGGCGGCCTGGAACTGACCGGGGTCTCCTTCCCGGACGCGGCGGCCGTACGACGGCTCGCGCAGCGCCTGGCGGCCGTCGCCGGACGCCGGCTGGACGACGCCCGGCCCTGGGTGGACGCCCGGCTCCCGGACGGCACCCGGCTCCACGCGGTGCTGCCACCGGTGGCCGTCGGCTCCACCTGTCTGTCCCTGCGGGTCGTCCGGCCCCGCGCCTTCACCCTCGCCGAACTGGTCGCGGCGGGCACGGTTCCGCCCGGCGGCGACCGCGTCCTGCGGGCGCTGATCCGCTCCCGGCTGTCGTACGTCATCAGCGGCGGGACCGGGACCGGCAAGACCACGCTCCTGAGCGCGCTGCTCGGCCTGGTCGACCCCGGCGAGCGGATCGTGCTGGCCGAGGACTCGGCGGAGCTGCGGCCCGACCATCCGCATGTGGTGCGGCTGGAGGGCAGACCGGCCAACCAGGAGGGCGTCGGCCTCGTCGAGCTTCAGGACCTCGTGCGGCAGGCGCTGCGGATGCGCCCGGACCGGCTGGTGGTCGGCGAGGTACGCGGACCCGAGGTCGTCTCCCTGCTGGCCGCCCTCAACACGGGCCATGAGGGCGGCTGCGGGACTCTCCACGCCAACGCGGCGGGACAGGTGCCGGCCCGGCTGGAGGCCCTCGGCACGGCCGCCGGGCTCGACCGGGCCGCGCTGCACAGCCAGCTGTCGGCCGCGCTGTCCGTGGTCCTGCACCTCGTACGGGACCGGGACGGGCGACGGCGGATCGCCGAGGCGCATGTGCTGGAGCGGGACGGCTCGGGGCTGGTGAGGACCGTGCCGGCGCTCCGCTGGGGCGAGGAGGCGTTCGTGTACGAGCGGGGGTGGGAGCGGTTGAGGGAGCTGCTGCGGGGCGGGCCGCACGGCCGGGACGGCGGGTTCCCGGACGGGGCACGAGCGCGGGCCGAGGGCCCGCCGGAAGGGAGTGGGTGGTGATGACGGGGGTCGGGGAGATCTCGGGGATGGTGGCCGTGATGTGCGCCGGGGCGGCGGCCTGGATGTCGGACGAGGGCCGGGGCGCCGGGTTGCGGCGGGCGCGGTCGTTGCTGCCGGGAGGCGGGGCCGTGGGGCCGCCGCTCCTCGAACGGGTGACGGGCCGGGTGCGGGCGCTGGGGGCCGAGTGGTGGGCGGCGGTGGCCGGGGTGGTGATCGGGGTGCTGGGGGCCTCGGTGCTGCCGGTGCTCGCGGGGGCGGCGGCGGTGCCGCTGCTGAGGCGGGTGCGGCGGGCGGCCGAGGAACGCCGGGTCCGGGAGCGGCGGAGCGGTGTCGTGGTCGCGCTGTGCTCGGCGCTCGCCGGGGAGGTGCGGGCCGGGCGGCAGCCGGGTGAGGCGCTGTCGCGGGCCGCCCGGGACTCCGGAGGGCTCGGGGAGGCCGAGGCCGTGGTGCTGGCGGCGGCGCGGTTCGGCGGGGACGTGCCGGGTGCCCTGGCGGACGCG of Streptomyces phaeolivaceus contains these proteins:
- a CDS encoding Fic family protein, with amino-acid sequence MSTTGAAADPLAALGELPGVAESVESVRKSVDRVYGHRVMRRRSNAVTSEAALRGARGSAALAGADWALEEVRRRSDFSGQDGDAEARAMGAALRLTAEAGQLLSIWRQSPLRVLARLHLVAAGSDDARVGRPRQDGEPVDEPLVELPLPGAAEVAGRLDGLSELIIKGSSAPALVTAAVVHGELLALRPFGFHNGLVARAAERIVLIGSGLDPKSVCPAEVGHAELGRAAYLAALDGYVSGTPEGMAAWITHCGRAIELGARESTAVCEALQRGAA
- a CDS encoding HAD family hydrolase, whose amino-acid sequence is MLGLVENHSLPRTAAFFDLDKTVIAKSSTLTFSKSFYQGGLINRRAALRTAYTQFVFLAGGADHDQMERMRKYLSALCRGWNVQQVKDIVAETLHDLIDPIIYDEAASLIEEHHIAGRDVVIVSTSGAEVVEPIGELLGADRVVATRMVVGDDGCFTGEVEYYAYGPTKAEAIRELAESEEYDLAHCYAYSDSATDLPMLEAVGHPHAVNPDRTLRKEALARGWPILDFHRPVRLKQRLAVPPRPALLAAAAIGAAAATAGLVWYASRRRVATA
- the ssd gene encoding septum site-determining protein Ssd — protein: MAGAITHDRPSAAEGRQGRPLIVTEDVELLDDLLRLCAAAGARPEVHHGVPQGRGRWEAAPLVLVGDDAARRLRGAARRRGVVLVGKNQDDSGVWQRAVEIGADHVLMLPDGEQWLVDRIADVAEGVGRPALTVGVIGGRGGAGASTLACALAVTSARQGTRTLLVDADPLGGGLDVLLGGESADGLRWPAFAASRGRVGGGALEESLPELHSLRVLSWDRGDAVAVPPQAVRAVLAAGRRRGGAVVVDLPRRIDEGVAEALAQLDLGLLVVPAELRAVAAASRVASAFGMVLRDLRVAVRGPYAPGLDDQEVARLLGLPLAGEVPTEAAPPDGGKPPGGVPRGPLARFCEGFWERVAVRGEAT
- a CDS encoding TadA family conjugal transfer-associated ATPase, encoding MPDDGLLDGVRQWLVESGAEPTPARVAQALRERGRVLGDAEVLGAAERLRSELVGSGPLEPLLADPSVTDVLVSAPDRVWVDRGGGLELTGVSFPDAAAVRRLAQRLAAVAGRRLDDARPWVDARLPDGTRLHAVLPPVAVGSTCLSLRVVRPRAFTLAELVAAGTVPPGGDRVLRALIRSRLSYVISGGTGTGKTTLLSALLGLVDPGERIVLAEDSAELRPDHPHVVRLEGRPANQEGVGLVELQDLVRQALRMRPDRLVVGEVRGPEVVSLLAALNTGHEGGCGTLHANAAGQVPARLEALGTAAGLDRAALHSQLSAALSVVLHLVRDRDGRRRIAEAHVLERDGSGLVRTVPALRWGEEAFVYERGWERLRELLRGGPHGRDGGFPDGARARAEGPPEGSGW
- a CDS encoding type II secretion system F family protein produces the protein MTGVGEISGMVAVMCAGAAAWMSDEGRGAGLRRARSLLPGGGAVGPPLLERVTGRVRALGAEWWAAVAGVVIGVLGASVLPVLAGAAAVPLLRRVRRAAEERRVRERRSGVVVALCSALAGEVRAGRQPGEALSRAARDSGGLGEAEAVVLAAARFGGDVPGALADAARQPGAEGLLGLAACWRVAVDRGAGLAAGLDRLEGALRAERDQRADLRAQLAGARSTAVMLAGLPVLGLLLGTALGADPLHVVLHTTAGLGCLLVGGVLEGAGLWWALRIVRGAEAA